The genomic region AAAATGGTCGGAGACGCTGCTGGAGTCTTCTGGGGTGGAGGTCAACCTGGCAAATGGGCGGGTTGGGCGGTTAGCGGGCGGGCTATGGCGGGTTAGCGGGTTCAACGGGTTCAACCCGTTATAACCCGTTAGCTTAACGGGTTATAGTCGGGTTGAACCCGTTGGGTTCGCGGGTTACCCGTTAAGACCAGCTAGTGTTTTTTTTTTTTAATATTTTTTTTCTAATCAAATAAATACCAATATATATATATTTTTTTCCTACAGTTCTACCTTTACTTTTAACCCACTTTTGACAAAACCATATTTACAACTCCCTATATAATCCCCTCCAAATCCTTCCCTCCGTCACCAGCCAAATCAGCCTACAGCATACAGCCATAAACTGCCTTCTTCTACACCTCAAGCTCACCTAAGCTTCTCTCCAAGCCTGAGCAAGAACAATGCCCTAGACGTAACGGCCATTGTAGACAACAACGTTAACTCTCCGCTCTCAATAACCCTACAAGGCACAAACTTCCTCGCCAACGGCCACCCTATCCTCACTGAAGTCCCACTAAACATCACAGCCACCCCGTCATTAAACAAAACCACAGAACAATATCAGTCAATAATTCAACAAAATCATTATCAAAGACCAATTTCATACAACAATCCATTCAATTCACCAACCCAGAAAAAAAAAATCCAGAAGAGTAAGGAAACAAAAACCTGAAGAGGGAGGAGAGAGACTGGTATGTTTCTGAACAGGGAGATAGACTGGCTTGTTTGTTTTGAATTTTTGATCTGAAGAGGGAGAGACCGAGAGAGTTAGAGAGATCGGTTTGTTTCTGAAGAGGGAGAGAGTTTGATCTGGAGAAACTGAGAAAGAGAGACGGCTTGGTTTGTCTTTAGGTTTAACATTGGTTTTTTGTTTTTTTTTCTTCGCGGCTTGGGCGGGTTCTGTTGGGTACGTCGGTTTTGGGTTAACCCGGTTTTCCGTTCCATTTACGTTTAGGTCGGGGTTCGGTTCCTAAAACCCCCGGTTTAAACGGTACGGTTAAAAAACCTTAGGTTAAAGTAGGGGGCGGGGAAAAGTTAGGGGTCGGGGTTTAAGTTAGGCGGGGCGGGTTAGGCGGGGCGGGGTAGGCCGGGTAGGTCGGGGTTTAGGTTCTGCCGAGGGTTGGAGGGTGGGGAGGGCCGGCCGGCCCGGTTCCGACCCGGGCCGGGCCGGGAGGGAGTGGAGAACAGATGGACATCCGCACTTTAAGCAGAGGTGGCCGGACGTCCGCTCTACATCTTCTGTATATATATATATATATATATAATATATATATAAAATTTTAACTACGTATTCATAAAACAACTTTATGGATGACATGGTTGCAATGTACGTACTGTAATTCTTGAGTGATGTGTCCAGCATTTAGCTTATCAAATGTGTCCACCATTAGTACATAGTGCATCTGTTAATCTGTATTTGAAAATGGATGCTGTTCTTTCCTAAGCCTTACTATGTTTTTATCACAAAGACACAGGTCTTGCATCTGACATCAATGAAAAGTTAAATGGATTTAGTGTGTTGCAGAGAATTATTTGTTAGCGCTGTGTGAAAGTGAGCGTAGAAAGGAGATTGTGCAGCTGTTTGAAAGTATGGACATCACAGAGTTCTCATCACCGAATATTTTGGCACGTATCTTTAAACGCCTGGGAAGGCTCCTATTGGAGTCTTTTGCAGAGAAGGTCCTGCTGGAATTTAAAGCATGTGATATGTCCTTTATTATCCTATTCTTGACTGATGGACTCTATATCTTGTGTTGCATTTTAAGCTTCAGTAGTTGGAAACACATTGGTAGCTGATTTCAAGGGCAAACGAGGAGGAAGCTGTACATATCCGGAGAGAGTTGAGGCACATTTTCCAAAAATTGTAGTGTCGTTGAAGGAAGCACTTCAGTTTACTCCCCTAAGGTTTAAGGTTAATTTTCAAAATTTACCTCATAATGTTTCTAAATTTCATAAATCGTGTCAATTTACTGAAATTTCGTCTAATTTGAACGTTAAATGTTAACATGGAATCCAAGAAAAGGGGTCCGAATAGGCGATTTTTGTTGTTAAAGGACTATTTTAGCCTTTAAAGTGAGCAATAAAGTCAAAATTAACGTTTAAATTGGACAAAATTTCAGCAAATGGGCACGAGTTATGAAAATTGAAAACCTCAAGAGATAAATTTACAAAATTAAGAGTATGGGGACTGAAATGAAGTTAACCTCAAACTTCATAGGATAAAATGAATTTAATCATAACATCAACTATCAAGGAATTATAATTGGTGAATTGTTTTGATTATTGTTTGGATTTTAACATCATGAACGAACATAGATTCAGAAATAGACACATCCCATGATACCACAATAAACTAGAATGACAAAATAAGGACGAAGAAACATGAGATTTGACATGTTTTGACAAATATCTTGCGTAATATATGCTCTTTCACTATGAGAAAAAAATTAGTACACGTTAGAGAGGCAGACAGGCGAGAAGAGCAACCATGAAGAAGGTTGTTCTCACCCTCGGTTGTTTCACCGTCATTGCCCTATTTGCTTTTTCCACCCTCTCCCTGACCCCAAGCGCCCCCGCCTTCTCCCCATGCGACTTTTCCGCCCTCACCCCGACCCCACACGCCCCCTCTTCCGGCCCACGTGCCTCCTTCCACCACCCCCATGTGCTCTCTTCCAACGATGGCCCTTACTCTTGCTCTTAAGTCCGTGGGGTCCTACAAGAGGAAGGCAGCGAAGGAGATGATTGGAATTATTTGCACAGTTGTGGGAGGAGTCATTGGGTGGGCAGTCAGAATTGTCACCATTGTTGTATACTGAAAGAGTAAGGGTGGGGGAAACGGGGGAGTTGTTGTAGTCGTTGAGATAGGAGGACGAGGACGCCGAGGAGTTCAAGTAGGTAGAAGAGGACACCGGCCACCAACAACAATGCTCCAGTTTTAGGAACAGTTGTGGTGACTAGTTTGAGGATATGTCAAGATGGAGATTTTAGGGGGATTCAGAGGATATAGAATTGGGCTTGGGTACTTAGGATTGGGTACTAGGGAGAGATTTAGGTAGTTCTGTCACTGACCTTTTGTAATTGAAATCTCGGATTTAGGTTTGATGGTGATGTTAATGAAACTGGACTTACGTACTTTGTTTAAGAAAAATATATTTAAAAAATAAAAAATAAAAGTAGTACAAGAGTCAAATCTCATACCCCAAATCTCAAAATCCTTGTACAACCTGACTCATAAAATACCTAAGAATAATATCTCATCTAAGAGATCAGCTTCTCTCTTGGCTTTTTTCCTCTCTCACTCTTGTGCACAACACACAAGGTTCCTACCGCTTGTTTGATACTTAATTGCATTGCATGCTTCAAATATTTTGTCATGCTGCCAATTTATAGGCAATTGAAAAAAGGTTTTTGCCTTCTTCTTCATTCTTATTGCAATTGATGCATACATCACACAATTGAAGACCAACATTTACATAGTCCACAAACATCATTTAAAGATTTGTAGCTATAACATATATAGCTAGCCATTTATCCAAACGTCATTTAAAAATTTGTAGCTATAACATTTATAGCTAGCCATTCATCCATTCATCCAAGTTCAAGTTTGCTGCATCACTATGTTATGTCCCTTTAGTTTTGGAAGCGATCAAGCAAGCATTCTTACCTGCAGGTAATAATTGGACCTTTGAAGTGGCTATGGCGAAGAAGAGGGGATTGTAGGACCAACGTCAGAGAAGAAGAAGGTAGAAGGGTTTTCTAGCTAACAAAGGTAATCCAAGCGTACAAGGAAAAGGACAGTCTCTGTTGCCCGGCCATTGACCTTTATGATGCTGCCTATCACATATTCACAAAAAGCACGCCACTTTTACACGTGTTGACCTGTGAATGGTTGTAGAGTGTTAGACTATTTTGGCTTGTCTTAATCCTTTCCAATTTTCTTCGACATCAAACTTCACATTTGTTTTGTGTTCTAACCAAATCTAGATTGTTACTGACCTGTGAAGTGAAAACCGCACGTGCCACGCCCACTAGTAATGTTTTAGGAATGGCAAATACACAAGCCACGTGCTACGCCTTGTCAATCATGTTTTTTTTTCTAATTATATTTCAAAACAACCAAGGTTTAATTTTAATGAGATACCCAAAACACCCATATGCATTGGTAACGAGTGGCCGGGCATAAGGCAACGTGCCGCTCATGTCCCGTCTAAAAATCTCTTCTAATGTATTACGCGGTATTGTTAATACTTAATAGACTTTAATTAACTTGGAAGTATTTTTGAAATTGATATATAAACTGTAACCTCTTGGTCTGATGCAATCATGTCCGAGCAACTAAACTCAATCGAGCGAGTAAATGTTTCTCGTTTGTGAGACTAACTAAGGGAATTGATTAACCTATTGCAAGACCATGTCAAACACTAAATAGGTCGAGCAAGATATCTTCAATAAGTCACATTGTCGATGCCAGACCTTTCGGGTTGACTGAGGGTGATTTTTTTTTTTTGGTCTGAAACGCCTGAGGGTGGTCTCCCTACCAATTTTTCTTCCGGGGTGGCTTACTCCACAATCCCACATGAACAAAAGTTACCAAGCAGCTATAGTGAGCTATAGTCCTCACTCACATTCAAATAAAATAACAACATACAAAATTAAGAGAAAAACGAAAAAGAGGTAGATGTATGTCGTTTGGACTGTGTCAATGCCCTCAAGTCTTCAACTCTTCATACGACAAGTCGACAAGACTTTGAAAAGGGCAGTGCCTGCAAATACCATTATTTGCAAAACGACCCACCAAATTCCCACAATTTTTGTCAAAACTCAAAACGCAAAAGCATAGGGAAAATGAAAATTAAAAATTAAATGTTGAATATTCTGTAATATGCGAGCAAATCGCAGAGCTTTTCTCTCCACCGGTCTCTTCCTCTCTTCTTCTCCTTCTTCTTCTTCTTTTCTCCCTTTCTAGGGTTTTCCTTTTTCCCACATCTCCCCCGGAACGTCGACTTTCTCGACCAGGTACGTCATCAATCCATCATCTCTCTTCAATTCTCGACGATTCGCTTTTCTAACATTGCACATTCAAATTTCAAAGCCCCATTTTGCATGATTGATCTGAAAATGTAGAATCCGATGTATTAATAGCTCAATCTAAGCTCAATTTTGGTTATCTGAGTAGAATTTGGGATGTAAAAAGCCTTACTAGGTTTAATTGATGATTCTGATTTTCATTCTGGAATTGAATTATAGGTTTTGAGCGTAATTTTGAGCAGTTGAATTTTGTTAAATATGAGTGTGGTGGGGATTGATATTGGAAATGAGAACTGTGTGATTGCGGTGGTGAAGCAACGGGGGATTGATGTTTTACTGAATGAGGAATCGAAACGAGAAACCCCGGCCGTGGTGTGTTTCGGTGAGAAGCAAAGGTTTCTGGGGTCTGCTGCTTCTGCCTCTGCAATGATGCACCCGAAATCGACCGTGTCGCAGGTGAAGAGGCTTATTGGGAGGAGATTTAATGAGGCTGATGTCCAGAAGGACCTAAGGATGTTGCCGTTTAAGACTTCTGAAGGCCCCGATGGCAGCATTTTGATTCATTTGAGTTACTTGGGTGGGACGCATATGTTTACTCCGGTTCAGATTACGGCCATGCTTTTTGCGCATTTGAGAGAAATAATAGAGAAGAATCTGGAAATGCCGATTTCAGATTGTGTGATTGGTATCCCGTCGTACTTTACGGACTTGCAGCGACGCGCGTATTTGGATGCTGCGACAGTGGCTGGGTTGAAGCCTTTGAGATTGATGCATGACTGTACTGCAACTGCTCTTAGTTATGGAATTTACAAAACTGATTTCTTGAAATCTGGTCCGACTTATGTGGCATTTGTTGACATTGGACATTGTGATACTCAGGTCTCGATTGCATCCTTTGAGTCTGGGCATATGACGATGCGGTCTCACACTTTTGATAGAAGCTTGGGAGGGAGAGACTTTGATGAGGTCTTGTTTAGTCATTTTGCCTCACTGTTCAAAGAGCAGTATAAAATTGATGTCTACACTAATCTCAAGGCATGTGTCAGGCTGAGGGCAGCATGTGAAAAGCTGAAAAAGGTTTTGAGTGCAAATGCGGAGGCACCTCTTAACATTGAGTGTTTAATGGATGAAAAAGATGTTAAGGGTTTCATTAAAAGGGAAGAATTTGAAATGCTGGCTTCAAGTTTGTTGGAGAGGATTCGTGTTCCTTGTAGTAAAGCTTTAGCTGAAGCAGGTTTAACCGCTGACATGATTCATTCTGTAGAGCTTGTTGGGTCAGGGTCTAGAATCCCAGCTATTGCTAGAGCATTAGTTTCTCTATTCAGGCAAGAACCGCGTCGGACTGTGAATGCTAGTGAATGTGTAGCACGTGGATGTGCTCTTCAATGTGCAATGCTAAGTCCTGTTTTCCGAGTCAGAGAATATGAGGTTTGTATCTCAAGATGAATTTTCATTTTTGGTCTCAAAATGCAGTACTTGCATGGCATCAGATTGTCATGATATATTCGTTCATACAGAATAAATTGAATAATCATTGCTTGTCAATTTCTTTTTCTTTTCCGTCTTACTGTATTTCACATCTGTTATGTGGGGAATTGATAGAGTTAATATTAAAAGTGCAATCGTAGGTTTTCATCTTGATGGATTATCTGGCTTTTGTCAGTTAAGCTGCATATGTTTTATGCAATAGTATGTTGTTATGTTGGTTTACTTATTCTCAACATGTCGTGCTTAGTAAATGCCTCAAACATTCTTATCCTAGAGCTTGATTTTGTGCTTGCTGCTCAACATATGAGCTCGTTCCTCCCCCATTTCATCCTTTTTTTCCTTCTTTTTTTTTAACTCTTACGATCTCTTGTTTAGTACTTTTTAAATTAATACATTGTGAATTAGATGTACTTATCTTGGAATTAATATGCAAAATGAGATCACGCCATACTGATCTTGTGTATACAAGTATGCCATTTCAGCTTTGTTAATGGTTGTGGAAATATAATTACATTGTTATGTTTCGAAACGTAGGCATAGATGTTTTTGTTATGGGGATAGTTGAATCACAATATAATTGCTTTTCTGGATCCATATGCAGGTTCAAGATTCTATTCCTTTCACTATAGGATTCTTGTCAGAGGAAGGTCCAATTGGCACTGGCTCAAATGGTGTCATGTTTCCAAAAGGCCAACCCATCCCAAGTGCTAAAGTTTTAACACTTCAAAGAAGCAGTTTATTTAATTTGGAAGCATTGTATGCTGATCCCAGTGAACTGCCAGCGGGCGCATCTCCTAAAATTTGTTGTTTTAGGGTAATATGTGCTCTTCATTTTCTTCTTTGGATGGGGTGGAAGAGGGATTTGGCCATCAAAATTTTATCAGCGTGGATAACTTTTGTTAACCCATGTTGAAAACTTATGTGCATGAACAATAATTACACAACAGAAACAGCAGTAAACATCACAGAATCATATCAGTAACAGATATTTGTTAGATCACAACTGTAGACTGCCAAATTAACGAGTAGTCGAGCACTATTTGCAGCCTTTGGTAATATCAGGATCCTGGGTCCTTTTTTTTCCTTTTCCCTTGACACATAAAGCGCTTGAGGGTAGATAGTCTCTGTAAAACAAACAAATACATATTTGTTCGGGAGAGATTTAGTATATTCTCGATGTAAATGCCATTTTGATCCTTTCTAGGCTTACCTATAAATGATATACGTTTTCTTGGTGGAATACAAATACCTCTTAGTTAACATGTTATTGTTTATGCAGATTGGTCCTTTCCACGGCTTCAATAGTGAAAGGACAAGGGTTAAAGTTAAAATTCAATTAGACCTCCACGGTATTGTCTCTGTTGTATCAGCTAGGGTAAGTGAGAAACTAAGAAATCTAATTCTTACGTATATCAACTTTGTCATTACTAATACTTTTTAGCTTCTGTAACATATATATTATCATGGCTTCAGGTGGTGGAAGAACATGGAGACAATTCAAAAATGGACCCAATGGACACTGATTGTGTTACTGCTTCTGTTTCACCTGAAGCACCTGCAGATGGGTTTCAAGAGAGTATGAAGTCCAAATCTTCACATGCTGCTGTACGTTTGTTTTTTATTTGTTATTGGTTTGAAGAATTTCACTGCATTGAAAACTCATGTGCTTGTTTGTTTCTGTATTTGATGTTGAAAGAACTAGAGATGAAACCAAAATTTCAGTGTGTGTCACATTCTTATACTCAATAATCTGATATACAGTATTATTTCCTTTAAAGTATATCTCTTTTTTCCAGGGTGATGGTAGACACCATAAAGGCACTAGCAGGCTTGATATACCCATTAGTGAAAATATATACGGTGGAATGACCAAGGCTCAACTTTCAGAAGCTCAAGGAAAAGAACTTCAGTTAGCGCAGCAGGATAGAGCAATGGAGCAAACCAAAGACAAAAAGAATGCCTTGGAGTCTTATGTCTATGATATGCGGAATAAGGTACAACTTGTATATATTCCCATCATGTTTGCTTCGCTTCTGTAGTTCTGCCGGCTCAAACACTTAGCACTGATTTGAATCTGATTAATCACTCTGAATGCTTCTTTCCAAGCAGTATTTGACTATGAGGACAATGGTTTTTCCCCTCTAAATGACTCAAAATATTTTTCTTTCATATTGTTTGTGATCAAACTTAAAATTTAGACAGGCAAAATCTGATAGTCATTTCAGATTTCAGTCTATGATTATAGCTTTAAGCGTTTAAGTACTTTGAATGCTTAAATTATGAAATAGTAGGGCTCATCACCAGTTATATATTTATTTTGGCAAAGAACATCAGGCTATTCTCATGGTAGCTGGAAGCTACGTTCTTCTCACTATCTATACCTGAGCATGTTTGGCTGTAGCTTAGTCACACTCTTATTGATCTTTCGTTCAGCAGCTATATTTTTGCTGTATATGCTACCTTTTAACATTAGGACATCCATGTGAAATAGCTCTTCAACACATATCGAAGCTTTGCAAGTGACCAGGAGAGGGAGGCCATTTCCAGGAGCCTACAGCAGACAGAGGACTGGCTTTATGATGATGGAGATGATGAAACTGAGAATGCGTATACTTCAAAGCTGGAAGATCTTAAAAAGGTCCGTTCCTCTCTAAATCTGAGAATGTAAATTCCTATTCTCTTTCCCTCATTCTTGATTTTCTATCTGATAACCACAGCTGGTAGATCCAATTGAAAGCCGATACAGAGATGAGGAAGCACGAGAACAAGCTACTAAAGATCTATTAAAGTGCATTGGAGATTATCGCATGGCTGTGGAACCACTTTCACCCATGGATAGAGAAACGGTATGAAACCATAGTTATGGCTAATTATATATATATATATATATATATATATATATATATATATATATACANNNNNNNNNNNNNNNNNNNNNNNNNNNNNNNNNNNNNNNNNNNNNNNNNNNNNNNNNNNNNNNNNNNNNNNNNNNNNNNNNNNNNNNNNNNNNNNNNNNNNNNNNNNNNNNNNNNNNNNNNNNNNNNNNNNNNNNNNNNNNNNNNNNNNNNNNNNNNNNNNNNNNNNNNNNNNNNNNNNNNNNNNNNNNNNNNNNNNNNNNNNNNNNNNNNNNNNNNNNNNNNNNNNNNNNNNNNNNNNNNNNNNNNNNNNNNNNNNNNNNNNNNNNNNNNNNNNNNNNNGAGGGAAAGTGGTCGGGGACGCTGCTAGAGTCTTCTGGGGTGGAGGCGCGCCGTCGCCGGTGCTGAAGGGTGGAGAACGGACGGACGTCCGCACTTTAAGGCCGGTGCGGACGTCCGCTCCACATCCGGCCTGTATATATATATATATTATTTATATATTTACAAAATTTTCTAAATTATTCTGAGTCTTTAACTTTTCTTTTTTCAGATTCTCAACGAGTGCTTTAAGGTGGAGCAGTGGCTTCGAGAAAAAAACCAACAACAAAACTCCATGCCAAAGAACATAGACCCAATATTATGGTCGAGTGATATTAAGAGCCGGACTGAGGAGTTGAACACGTAATACTCTTGCACCTTTTATTTTCCACAGAGTTATTGAGAGTTAATGGGGCACTTTTGCTTTTATTTTGTTTCATAGTTGTAGTTTCGTTAACATCATAAGACCTTTTGAACGTGACGACTCAATCAGTGATCAACAGATTCGTAATCCAATTTAATGCCCTGCTGCAAAATTTATCTAACCTGCTTGTGATACCTTATAATCACATCTATACCTTATAATAGATTAATTTCACTCATTTCCTTGGTTTCGTGAAGATTCATAATTCATCTGCTATCTTCTTTTATTTTTGTTATTGCTGCTTCTGTTTCCAAATTATCTGTAGAGTTTGACGATTTTACTCTATAATTTCAGGAAATTCAAAAACATATTTAGATCCAGGGCTTCTCATCGAGAGGAATACAAGGGTTCAAACCACCATGATACTTCTAGACACAAATGAGCAAACCAATGCCATCCAGCATACACAGATCTTTAGGTTTAGTTTCTTGTTTGTTCTGACAACTGTATATCTGTGGTATTTGTGTTGCTTTTTTGTTATATATATGGGCAGTCGTATTAAGCAGACACTAAATATTTGCCCCAGATTTTTGTGTGTTCTTAAACCATACCTATACCATATAACATCCTGAGAAAACCGTCGAGGTCTATGACTTTAGCAATACCAGTGAAAGAGTTTTGAACAATGTGTTGCTAACAGAAGCCGTGGTTTTGTTAGTTCTCCTAGACCTTGCTGGAGAACGAGTCTTGTCTAAGTAATAAACTCTGTATACATAGCATTTCTAGTTTAGGGATTGTTGTGTTTCTCTTTTGGAAAATGTATGTAAAGGCCAATGTATGCTCTCCCAGTCTCCCTTGTAACCAATAGATTGTTTTCTTTTAAGTTTTATTTTATTTTTATTATTATTATTATTTATTTTTTTTGTTGTTGGGTGACTTTGTTATGTTATGCAGAAAACGGGTGATTTCTATTTTGGATGCTCACCCTCATATTTGACCAATTTGGGATGCTCCTTTGTCACTTTCAATTGTAAAGGGATGCAATTTGTTTATTTCTGGAGCAAGATTTAGGGTGTTATGTGAGGGCGTGTATCTGACAAGACTGACATAGCTAACCCAAAGGGTAGGGAATGAG from Fragaria vesca subsp. vesca linkage group LG3, FraVesHawaii_1.0, whole genome shotgun sequence harbors:
- the LOC101306994 gene encoding heat shock 70 kDa protein 16-like, which translates into the protein MSVVGIDIGNENCVIAVVKQRGIDVLLNEESKRETPAVVCFGEKQRFLGSAASASAMMHPKSTVSQVKRLIGRRFNEADVQKDLRMLPFKTSEGPDGSILIHLSYLGGTHMFTPVQITAMLFAHLREIIEKNLEMPISDCVIGIPSYFTDLQRRAYLDAATVAGLKPLRLMHDCTATALSYGIYKTDFLKSGPTYVAFVDIGHCDTQVSIASFESGHMTMRSHTFDRSLGGRDFDEVLFSHFASLFKEQYKIDVYTNLKACVRLRAACEKLKKVLSANAEAPLNIECLMDEKDVKGFIKREEFEMLASSLLERIRVPCSKALAEAGLTADMIHSVELVGSGSRIPAIARALVSLFRQEPRRTVNASECVARGCALQCAMLSPVFRVREYEVQDSIPFTIGFLSEEGPIGTGSNGVMFPKGQPIPSAKVLTLQRSSLFNLEALYADPSELPAGASPKICCFRIGPFHGFNSERTRVKVKIQLDLHGIVSVVSARVVEEHGDNSKMDPMDTDCVTASVSPEAPADGFQESMKSKSSHAAGDGRHHKGTSRLDIPISENIYGGMTKAQLSEAQGKELQLAQQDRAMEQTKDKKNALESYVYDMRNKLFNTYRSFASDQEREAISRSLQQTEDWLYDDGDDETENAYTSKLEDLKKLVDPIESRYRDEEAREQATKDLLKCIGDYRMAVEPLSPMDRETILNECFKVEQWLREKNQQQNSMPKNIDPILWSSDIKSRTEELNTKFKNIFRSRASHREEYKGSNHHDTSRHK